From the Manihot esculenta cultivar AM560-2 chromosome 3, M.esculenta_v8, whole genome shotgun sequence genome, one window contains:
- the LOC110611642 gene encoding putative inactive receptor-like protein kinase At1g64210, whose product MRIRKFELFLKALTHITVFLLITECLGKELSETEAFFKFIRAVDPQNVLQESWNGTVPHPCSNKWKGVNCNLQTNTIAEIRLENLYLSGIIDADSLCKLQNLQVLSLAKNLIHGNIPHSISKCRSITYLNLSSNLLTGRVFVDLTKLKHLQTLDISRNHFTGAIPLSRQGFKDPDEDVMKQSATQTYNLRKLLRAVDHEAVGDSSTDYGDSEPPIGSEPADSGKNPWYKQLFELMPFILGIAIVILFFVVVYFVTRNVSEAAKEKEILKSLAHSPKNSPPPVHKEDIIKPDEEGRSELVFFVEEQETFKLDDLFEATADLRSQTLYSSLYKVTLKNNAVYAVKRLKKLQVSFDEFGQIMKQIGNLKHPNILPLVGYNSTSEEKLLIYKYQSNGSLLNLLEDYIEGKKVFPWKLRLSIASGIAKALDFIYQNKFHNKGTISHGNIKSSNILLGENDEPLISEYGFTKFLDPTKASLFSSNGYTAPEKTSSEQGDIFSFGIILLELLTGKTVEKSGIDLPKWVRSMVREEWTGEVFDKEVNNAARESAFPLLNIALKCVSNKAEDRPSMAEVMEKIEEIVNVHDDVSISSMASLESSPQDCCLLHTVIPETWDTPGSNY is encoded by the exons ATGCGGATAAGGAAGTTTGAACTGTTCTTGAAGGCACTGACACATATTACTGTGTTTCTCCTGATCACAGAATGTCTTGGGAAAGAGTTGTCTGAAACTGAAGCTTTTTTCAAGTTCATCAGAGCTGTTGATCCCCAAAATGTGCTACAAGAAAGCTGGAATGGGACAGTGCCGCATCCCTGCTCAAATAAGTGGAAGGGCGTCAACTGCAATTTGCAGACTAATACTATAGCAGAAATCAGGCTTGAAAATTTGTATCTTAGTGGGATAATTGATGCAGATTCCCTTTGCAAGCTCCAAAATCTTCAGGTTCTAAGCTTAGCAAAGAATCTCATCCATGGAAATATTCctcattcaatttcaaaatGCAGAAGCATCACGTATTTGAATTTAAGCAGCAATCTTTTGACTGGGAGAGTGTTTGTGGATCTAACCAAGTTGAAACATCTCCAGACTTTGGACATCTCTCGCAATCATTTTACAGGTGCTATCCCTCTTTCCAGACAGGGATTCAAGGATCCAGATGAAGATGTCATGAAACAAAGTGCAACTCAGACATATAATCTTCGAAAATTGTTAAGGGCCGTGGATCATGAAGCTGTGGGTGATAGCAGCACGGATTATGGTGATTCGGAGCCTCCAATTGGTAGTGAACCTGCAGATTCTGGCAAAAACCCATGGTACAAGCAACTCTTTGAATTGATGCCATTTATTCTTGGCATTGCTATTGTCATCTTGTTCTTCGTGGTGGTCTACTTTGTGACTAGGAATGTTTCAGAAGCGGCCAAAGAGAAGGAGATCCTGAAATCTCTAGCACATTCTCCTAAGAATAGTCCTCCACCTGTGCACAAAGAAGATATAATAAAGCCTGATGAAGAAGGACGTTCAGAGCTTGTGTTCTTTGTTGAAGAGCAAGAAACTTTCAAATTGGATGATCTCTTTGAAGCCACAGCTGACTTACGGAGCCAGACCCTTTACAGCAGCCTTTATAAGGTGACACTCAAGAACAATGCTGTTTACGCTGTCAAAAGATTGAAGAAACTGCAGGTTTCCTTCGACGAGTTTGGCCAAATCATGAAGCAAATAGGGAACTTGAAACATCCAAACATTCTACCTCTGGTTGGCTACAATTCTACCAGTGAAGAAAAACTTCTAATCTACAAGTATCAAAGCAACGGAAGCCTTCTAAATCTGCTAGAGG ACTACATCGAGGGCAAGAAGGTGTTCCCATGGAAACTTCGTCTGTCTATAGCAAGCGGCATTGCAAAGGCCTTGGATTTCATCTACCAGAATAAATTTCACAACAAGGGGACAATTTCTCATGGAAATATCAAGTCTTCAAACATACTCCTGGGCGAAAACGACGAACCTCTAATCAGCGAGTACGGCTTTACAAAATTTCTAGACCCGACGAAAGCTTCCTTGTTTTCATCCAACGGCTACACAGCACCTGAGAAAACATCATCAGAGCAAGGAGATATATTCAGCTTTGGGATAATTCTTCTCGAGCTACTAACAGGAAAAACAGTGGAGAAAAGTGGAATTGATCTTCCTAAATGGGTGAGGTCCATGGTGAGAGAAGAATGGACAGGAGAAGTTTTTGACAAGGAGGTTAACAATGCTGCAAGAGAATCTGCATTTCCTCTGTTGAATATTGCCCTGAAATGTGTATCAAATAAAGCCGAAGATCGACCATCTATGGCAGAAGTGATGGAGAAGATAGAAGAAATAGTGAATGTACATGATGATGTGTCTATTTCATCCATGGCTTCTCTAGAATCCAGCCCACAGGATTGCTGTTTACTTCACACTGTCATCCCTGAAACCTGGGACACTCCAGGCTCAAATTATTAA
- the LOC110610488 gene encoding probable serine/threonine-protein kinase WNK11: MPSVIPDPSDKDSEPFVEVDPTGRYGRYAELLGSGAVKKVYRAFDQEEGIEVAWNQVKLRNFSNDPTMIDRLYSEVRLLRSLTNKNIISFYNVWRDEDHNTLNFITEVCTSGNLREYRKKHRHVSMKALKKWSKQILKGLNYLHTHEPCIIHRDLNCSNLFVNGNIGQVKIGDLGLAATVGKSHAAHTILGTPEYMAPELYEEDYTEMVDIYSFGMCVLEMVTLQIPYSECENVARIYKKVSSGIRPQALNKVRDPEVRAFIEKCLAQPKARPSAADLLKDPFFDGIVDDDDNDDNSCS, encoded by the exons ATGCCTAGCGTCATCCCTGATCCATCCGATAAGGATTCAGAGCCCTTTGTTGAGGTCGATCCCACCGGACGCTACGGCCGTTATGCTGAACTGCTAGGCTCCGGCGCGGTGAAAAAAGTTTACCGGGCATTTGATCAAGAAGAAGGAATAGAGGTTGCATGGAATCAAGTCAAGTTAAGAAACTTCTCTAACGATCCAACGATGATCGATAGACTTTATTCAGAAGTCCGATTGTTGAGAAGCTTAACCAACAAGAACATTATTTCTTTCTATAATGTATGGCGTGACGAAGATCATAATACTTTGAATTTCATAACTGAAGTTTGTACTTCTGGGAAtttgagggaatatagaaagaAACACAGGCATGTTTCAATGAAGGCACTCAAGAAATGGTCCAAACAAATCCTGAAAGGTTTGAATTATTTGCATACACATGAGCCTTGCATCATACACAGAGATCTCAACTGCAGCAACTTGTTTGTCAATGGCAATATAGGCCAG gTTAAGATTGGTGATCTTGGTCTGGCTGCTACAGTGGGGAAGAGTCATGCAGCACATACAATTCTTGGGACACCAGAATATATGGCACCAGAGCTGTATGAGGAAGATTACACAGAAATGGTGGACATATATTCATTCGGTATGTGTGTGTTAGAGATGGTGACTTTGCAAATTCCATATAGTGAGTGTGAAAATGTTGCAAGAATATACAAGAAGGTTTCCTCTGGAATTAGGCCTCAGGCTTTAAACAAGGTTAGGGACCCTGAAGTTAGAGCATTCATTGAGAAATGCCTTGCTCAGCCTAAAGCAAGACCTTCTGCTGCAGATCTCCTCAAAGATCCATTCTTTGATGGAATTGTTGATGATGACGATAATGATGATAATTCTTGTTCGTGa
- the LOC110608293 gene encoding heterogeneous nuclear ribonucleoprotein 1, which yields MESDLGKLFVGGISWDTDEERLKEYFSKYGEVVEAVIMRDRTTGRARGFGFVVFADPAVAERVIIDKHMIDGRTVEAKKAVPRDDQHILNRSTSSVHGSPGPGRTKKIFVGGLASTVTDSDFKKYFEQFGNITDVVVMYDHNTQRPRGFGFITYDSEDTVDRVLHKTFHELNGKMVEVKRAVPKELSPGPSRSPLIGYNYGLSRTNNFLNAYAQGYNMNSIGGFGMRMDSRFSPLASGRSGFPPFGTTGYGMGMNLEPGLSPSYGGGSNFGNNPAYGRMLNPYYSGNSTRYSTPIGYGVGNARNDSVISPTTRNVWGNGGLNTAANPASPGAFLGSGNGNFGVSFGNSGASWGPSHVSAQGAGSASGYTSGSMGYGSGGDSSYGLGGGGYGRTSGAVAAPTSSFAGSTGVYEGSYGDLYRSGSVYGDSTWRSGTPELDGAGSFGYGLGNIGSDVTAKNSEGYIGSYGVTSRQANRGIAT from the exons ATGGAATCAGATCTTGGTAAGCTCTTCGTTGGTGGGATTTCTTGGGACACGGATGAGGAACGTCTCAAGGAATACTTTAGCAAGTATGGGGAAGTGGTGGAGGCGGTGATCATGAGAGATAGAACAACGGGCCGTGCTCGTGGCTTTGGTTTCGTGGTCTTCGCGGATCCTGCCGTCGCGGAGAGGGTCATTATTGATAAGCACATGATTGATGGACGCACG GTTGAAGCTAAGAAGGCTGTTCCGAGGGATGATCAACACATTTTGAATAGAAGTACTAGTAGTGTTCATGGTTCTCCTGGACCTGGACGCACCAAGAAGATTTTTGTTGGAGGTCTGGCTTCTACTGTAACAGACAGTGACTTCAAGAAGTACTTTGAGCAGTTTGGCAATATCACTGATGTTGTTGTGATGTATGATCACAACACGCAGAGGCCAAGAGGCTTTGGCTTCATCACTTATGATTCAGAGGACACTGTGGATAGAGTTCtgcataaaacatttcatgaacttAATGGTAAAATGGTTGAGGTCAAGAGAGCAGTCCCTAAGGAGCTATCCCCAGGGCCTAGTCGAAGCCCTTTGATAGGATATAACTATGGTTTAAGTAGGACCAACAACTTCCTTAATGCATATGCTCAGGGATACAATATGAACTCAATTGGAGGTTTTGGAATGAGGATGGATAGTAGGTTTAGTCCTCTTGCCAGTGGTCGAAGTGGATTTCCTCCTTTTGGTACTACTGGTTATGGAATGGGTATGAATTTAGAGCCAGGGTTAAGTCCAAGCTATGGTGGGGGCTCCAATTTTGGCAACAATCCAGCGTATGGGCGAATGTTAAATCCCTATTACAGTGGGAATTCAACCAGGTATAGTACTCCAATAGGTTATGGTGTGGGGAATGCAAGGAATGATTCTGTTATAAGCCCAACTACTCGGAATGTCTGGGGAAATGGGGGTCTCAATACTGCTGCTAATCCTGCCAGCCCTGGTGCTTTCTTGGGCTCTGGAAACGGAAATTTTGGAGTTTCATTTGGGAACAGTGGAGCCAGTTGGGGACCTTCACATGTTTCAGCTCAAGGTGCAGGAAGTGCTTCTGGTTATACCAGTGGAAGCATGGGTTATGGGAGTGGTGGTGATAGCAGCTACGGGTTGGGTGGGGGAGGGTATGGAAGGACCAGTGGTGCTGTTGCAGCACCAACTTCATCATTTGCTGGGTCAACTGGTGTTTATGAAGGGTCCTATGGGGACTTGTACCGCAGTGGTTCAGTTTATGGTGATTCGACTTGGCGGTCTGGCACTCCTGAGCTAGATGGTGCTGGATCATTTGGTTATGGGCTTGGCAATATAGGTTCAGATGTTACTGCAAAAAATTCTGAGGGTTATATTGGAAGTTATGGTGTTACAAGTAGACAAGCTAATAGAG GAATTGCTACCTAG
- the LOC110608294 gene encoding uncharacterized protein LOC110608294, whose product MDSPQSVVSPFKSSIVVEPESDYGVRTSGGLSKGTGFQRKEATVGNMEDFIGTLEVYVHQARDIHNICIYHKQDVYAKLCLTSDPENTVSTKIINGGGRNPVFNDNLRLNVKTIDCSLKCEIFMMSRVKNYLEDQLLGFALVPLSDVLIKNGKLEKEFSLSSTDLFHSPAGFVQLSLSYSGASPDVMAIPAMRTASDVEIQESLPCEFEKIEFPDPKIVNENQMMVSEYFGISCTSVDSEKSESLDTCDVENHVSSDMGVHAMESSSAATVDSIKVPKPDSPPSSVSTNGVSSPSVAASSDTSDAPAPKPANQEKESAQKEKKGGDAGDGETDSSGGEQSEKIAKPVITVNIEPEQNVVQQDIVDMYMKSMQQFTESLAKMKLPLDIDSGPTSSGSSTSDQKMQSSKNSGSRVFYGSRAFF is encoded by the coding sequence ATGGATTCCCCTCAATCTGTTGTATCACCATTCAAGAGTTCTATTGTTGTTGAACCAGAATCTGATTATGGAGTTCGGACTTCTGGTGGTTTATCCAAGGGAACTGGGTTCCAGAGGAAGGAAGCAACGGTAGGCAACATGGAAGATTTTATTGGTACCCTTGAGGTCTACGTACATCAGGCTAGGGACATCCATAACATATGCATTTACCACAAGCAAGATGTTTATGCTAAGCTTTGTCTGACCAGTGATCCTGAAAACACGGTCTCCACCAAAATTATCAATGGTGGTGGGAGGAACCCAGTCTTCAATGATAATCTCCGGCTCAATGTTAAGACTATTGATTGCTCTCTTAAATGTGAGATATTCATGATGAGCAGGGTGAAGAATTATCTTGAGGATCAGTTGCTGGGATTTGCCTTGGTGCCCCTGTCTGATGTTCTAATCAAGAATGGGAAGCTGGAGAAAGagttctctctttcttcaactgATTTATTCCACTCTCCTGCAGGGTTTGTTCAGTTATCTCTGTCGTACAGTGGAGCTTCACCAGATGTTATGGCAATTCCTGCCATGCGTACTGCTTCAGATGTAGAAATACAGGAATCACTGCCTTGTGAATTTGAAAAGATTGAGTTCCCAGATCCAAAAATTGTGAATGAAAACCAGATGATGGTTTCAGAGTATTTTGGGATCTCATGTACGAGTGTGGATTCTGAAAAGTCTGAGAGTTTGGACACCTGTGATGTTGAAAATCATGTTAGTTCAGACATGGGTGTTCACGCCATGGAAAGTTCCTCGGCTGCTACCGTGGACTCCATTAAAGTTCCAAAGCCTGATTCTCCTCCTAGCAGTGTGTCAACAAACGGGGTTTCTTCTCCGTCTGTTGCTGCAAGCTCTGATACATCTGATGCTCCAGCTCCAAAACCAGCAAACCAGGAGAAAGAATCTGCTCAAAAAGAGAAGAAGGGTGGAGATGCTGGAGATGGTGAGACTGATTCCTCTGGTGGGGAACAAAGTGAGAAAATTGCAAAGCCAGTTATTACGGTTAATATTGAACCAGAGCAGAATGTTGTACAACAGGACATAGTGGATATGTACATGAAGAGCATGCAGCAATTCACGGAGTCATTGGCAAAGATGAAGCTTCCACTGGACATTGATAGTGGACCAACAAGTTCAGGAAGTTCAACTTCTGATCAGAAAATGCAGTCATCAAAGAACAGTGGCTCCCGAGTGTTTTATGGGAGCAGGGCTTTCTTCTGA